A genomic region of Blattabacterium cuenoti contains the following coding sequences:
- the topA gene encoding type I DNA topoisomerase yields MKKNLVIVESPTKAHTIQTFLGKDYYVVSSYGHIIDLPEKKIGIEIQDNFKPNYVIISKKKKIIQNLKTLIKNYEIIWLASDEDREGEAIAYQIYKIFNIPDKKYRRIVFHEITKKAIFKAIENPRLINYNLVYAQQARRIIDRLVGFQLSPILWKKINTGLSAGRVQSITVKLIVEQEKKIQNLIPSTVYQLYGLFTNSELKTTINAKFEKKIKNKKKIKNILTSCINSTFIINKIIIKQEKKNPPPPFTTSTLQQEACNKLNFSISKTMFLAQKLYEKGFITYIRTDSTNLSKTILLDIKNFILSSYGKKYLSIKKFSKEKNSLSQEAHEAIHPTIINFNEDYLNSLDLFQKRLYKLIWKRTIIGQMTNAIFEKKYIYIKSSHLENLFIWIKKTVLFDGFTKILNKEKEEKLNILSIKKGLFLKRKEIIAKPIIENHLYRYNEAGLVKKLEQLGIGRPSTYVPIISTIKKRNYVGIQKISKKIEMREIFFLKGDFITEKNDEILEIEKNKFFPTEIGILTTDFLKKNFHEIMNYDFTANLEKDFDNIAKGKQSWIKILENFYNKFNKKIQYVKKYVNKIHKEYFLGKDPKSNKKVFSKIAKYGPIVQMGEFYDKEKPKFSPLLINKQKIETISLTEALKLLDLPKLLGVFEKEKILLKINKYNIYIKHNNKSIPIDEKLFFNNLLNLEQAINIIIENRNKIN; encoded by the coding sequence ATGAAAAAAAATTTAGTAATTGTAGAATCCCCTACTAAAGCTCATACAATACAAACATTTCTTGGAAAAGATTATTATGTAGTATCCAGTTATGGACATATTATAGATTTACCAGAAAAAAAAATAGGAATTGAAATTCAAGATAATTTTAAACCTAATTATGTAATAATATCCAAAAAAAAAAAAATAATTCAAAATCTTAAAACATTAATAAAAAATTACGAAATTATTTGGTTAGCTTCTGATGAAGATCGTGAAGGGGAAGCTATAGCTTATCAAATTTATAAGATATTCAATATTCCTGATAAAAAATATAGAAGAATCGTTTTTCACGAAATTACAAAAAAAGCAATTTTTAAAGCAATAGAGAACCCAAGATTAATCAATTACAATTTAGTTTACGCTCAACAAGCTAGACGAATTATAGATAGATTAGTTGGATTTCAATTGTCTCCTATTTTATGGAAAAAAATTAATACTGGTCTTTCTGCAGGAAGAGTTCAATCTATTACTGTAAAACTTATAGTAGAACAAGAAAAAAAAATTCAAAATTTGATTCCTTCTACAGTTTACCAATTATATGGACTTTTTACTAATTCTGAACTTAAAACAACTATCAATGCTAAATTTGAAAAAAAAATAAAAAATAAAAAAAAAATAAAAAATATTTTAACATCATGTATTAATAGTACTTTTATAATTAATAAAATTATTATAAAACAAGAAAAAAAAAATCCTCCTCCTCCATTTACTACTTCGACTTTACAACAAGAAGCTTGTAATAAATTAAATTTTTCTATATCTAAGACAATGTTTTTAGCTCAAAAACTGTATGAAAAAGGATTTATTACATATATTCGAACAGATAGTACAAATTTATCAAAAACTATACTATTAGATATAAAAAATTTTATACTTTCCTCATATGGAAAAAAATATTTATCTATCAAAAAATTTTCAAAAGAAAAGAATAGCTTATCCCAAGAAGCACATGAAGCAATCCATCCTACTATTATCAATTTTAACGAAGATTATTTAAATTCTTTAGATCTATTTCAAAAACGTCTTTACAAACTTATATGGAAACGAACAATTATAGGACAAATGACAAATGCTATTTTTGAAAAAAAATATATTTATATTAAATCTTCTCATTTAGAAAATCTTTTTATTTGGATAAAAAAAACTGTTTTATTTGATGGATTTACAAAAATATTAAATAAAGAAAAAGAAGAAAAACTTAATATTTTATCAATAAAAAAAGGTCTTTTTTTAAAAAGAAAAGAAATAATAGCAAAACCAATTATTGAAAATCATCTATATAGATACAATGAAGCTGGTTTAGTCAAAAAATTAGAACAATTAGGGATAGGAAGACCTTCTACTTATGTTCCTATAATTTCTACTATTAAAAAAAGAAATTATGTTGGTATACAAAAAATTTCAAAAAAAATAGAAATGCGTGAAATTTTTTTTTTAAAAGGTGATTTCATTACTGAAAAAAATGATGAAATTTTAGAAATAGAAAAAAATAAATTTTTTCCTACAGAAATAGGAATTTTAACTACTGATTTTTTAAAGAAAAATTTTCATGAAATAATGAATTATGATTTCACTGCAAATTTAGAAAAGGACTTTGATAATATAGCTAAGGGAAAACAATCTTGGATCAAAATTCTTGAAAATTTTTATAACAAATTTAACAAAAAAATACAATATGTTAAAAAATATGTCAATAAAATTCATAAAGAATATTTTCTTGGAAAGGATCCAAAATCTAATAAAAAAGTTTTTTCTAAAATAGCTAAATATGGTCCGATTGTTCAGATGGGAGAATTTTATGACAAAGAAAAACCAAAATTCTCACCTTTATTAATAAATAAACAAAAAATAGAAACAATTTCTCTTACAGAAGCTTTAAAACTTCTTGATTTACCCAAATTATTAGGAGTATTTGAAAAAGAAAAAATTTTATTGAAAATAAATAAATATAATATTTACATTAAACATAATAATAAATCAATTCCAATTGATGAAAAATTATTTTTTAATAATTTATTAAATTTAGAACAAGCCATTAACATTATCATTGAAAATAGAAATAAAATAAACTGA
- a CDS encoding polyprenyl synthetase family protein gives MKIILEKIKITIKEEIKEFEKQFENVIKNSNIPLIDNITSYIIHRKGKLIRPIFILLIAKMLGDIQKKTYHTACLIELIHTATLVHDDVIDNSSLRRGSFSINAIWKNKIAVLIGDYLLSKSLLIATNNNYYDLLKVVCKTIENMSLGELLQIEKTKNLNITEKIYNQIIYHKTASLIAASCEAGARSVNTDEKTALKMRKFGTLTGIAFQIKDDLFDYENKNESNTGKPVGIDLREKKITLPLIYAIQKASKKDQKCMLHYIENYDEEKRYKIINYVKKYGGLEYATQKMIKLRNNALKILEFYPEGKIKEALKIMVNFVVERNQ, from the coding sequence ATGAAAATCATTTTAGAAAAAATAAAAATTACTATAAAAGAAGAAATAAAAGAATTTGAAAAACAATTTGAAAATGTAATTAAAAACAGCAATATTCCTCTTATAGATAATATAACAAGTTATATTATTCATAGAAAAGGAAAATTAATTCGTCCTATATTTATTCTTCTAATAGCTAAAATGTTAGGAGATATACAAAAAAAAACATATCATACTGCTTGTTTAATTGAATTAATACATACAGCAACACTTGTACACGATGATGTAATAGATAATAGTTCTCTTCGTCGTGGTTCTTTTTCTATTAACGCTATATGGAAAAATAAAATAGCTGTTTTAATTGGAGATTATTTATTATCTAAAAGTCTTTTAATTGCTACAAATAATAATTATTATGATTTACTTAAAGTAGTATGTAAAACTATAGAAAACATGAGTTTAGGTGAATTATTACAAATTGAAAAAACTAAAAATTTAAATATTACTGAAAAAATTTACAATCAAATTATTTATCATAAAACAGCAAGTTTAATCGCTGCTTCTTGTGAAGCTGGAGCACGTTCAGTTAATACTGACGAAAAAACTGCCTTAAAAATGAGAAAATTTGGAACTCTTACAGGTATAGCTTTTCAAATTAAAGATGATTTATTTGACTATGAAAATAAAAATGAAAGTAACACTGGGAAACCTGTAGGAATAGATTTAAGAGAAAAAAAAATAACACTTCCACTTATTTATGCTATTCAAAAAGCTTCTAAAAAAGATCAAAAATGTATGTTACATTACATAGAAAATTATGATGAAGAAAAAAGATATAAAATCATTAATTATGTAAAAAAATATGGAGGATTAGAATATGCTACTCAAAAAATGATTAAACTTCGTAATAATGCATTAAAAATTTTAGAATTTTATCCAGAAGGAAAAATAAAAGAGGCATTAAAAATAATGGTAAATTTTGTTGTGGAAAGAAATCAATAA
- the queA gene encoding tRNA preQ1(34) S-adenosylmethionine ribosyltransferase-isomerase QueA — MRTSDFDFMSPLHLLAKFPIQERDESKLMIIHRKNKKIEHKLFKNLHEYFEEGDTLILNNTKVFPARLFGNKEKTEAKIEVFLLRELDPKDRTWDVLVDPARKVRVGNKLNFGFGLTGEVIDNTTSRGRILQLNFNGNHEELIKKIKELGKTPLPKYINRQPEKNDEKRYQTIYAKKEGSVAAPTAGLHFSKHLLKKLEIKGINLAEITLHLGLGSFLPVEVEDISKHKMDSEKCSINENTCKIVNLAIQKKKRICAIGTSSMRAIESSVSSNKNLNPFSGWTNKFIFPPYNFSIANSMITNFHMPKSTLLMMTVAFAGFDLIMKAYKIAIEKKYRFYSYGDTMLIL, encoded by the coding sequence ATGAGAACTTCAGATTTTGATTTTATGTCTCCTTTACATCTTCTTGCTAAATTTCCCATACAAGAAAGAGATGAATCTAAATTAATGATTATTCATAGAAAAAATAAAAAAATAGAACATAAATTATTTAAAAATTTACATGAATATTTTGAAGAAGGAGACACCCTTATTCTTAATAATACAAAAGTATTTCCTGCAAGATTATTTGGAAATAAAGAAAAAACAGAAGCTAAAATAGAAGTTTTTTTGCTTAGAGAATTAGATCCAAAAGATAGAACATGGGATGTTTTAGTAGATCCAGCAAGAAAAGTAAGAGTGGGAAATAAATTAAATTTTGGTTTTGGATTAACAGGAGAAGTAATAGATAATACTACTTCCAGAGGAAGAATTTTACAACTTAATTTTAATGGTAATCATGAAGAACTTATTAAAAAAATAAAAGAATTAGGAAAAACACCTTTACCTAAATACATTAATAGACAACCGGAAAAAAACGATGAAAAACGTTATCAAACTATATATGCAAAAAAAGAGGGATCTGTAGCTGCTCCTACAGCAGGATTGCATTTTTCTAAACATTTATTGAAAAAATTAGAAATAAAAGGAATAAATTTAGCAGAAATAACTTTACATTTAGGATTAGGAAGTTTTTTACCTGTAGAAGTAGAAGATATATCAAAACATAAAATGGATTCTGAAAAATGTTCTATCAATGAAAATACATGTAAGATAGTAAATCTTGCTATACAAAAAAAAAAAAGAATTTGTGCAATTGGAACTTCTTCTATGAGAGCTATTGAAAGTTCTGTTTCTTCAAATAAAAATTTGAATCCATTTTCCGGATGGACTAATAAATTTATTTTTCCTCCTTATAATTTTAGTATAGCTAATTCTATGATTACAAATTTTCATATGCCAAAATCTACATTACTCATGATGACGGTTGCTTTTGCAGGTTTTGATCTAATAATGAAAGCATACAAAATAGCAATAGAAAAAAAATACAGATTTTATTCTTATGGAGATACTATGTTAATATTATAA
- the gmk gene encoding guanylate kinase, protein MKKGKMIILSGPSGSGKTTISHCLLSKFPELKFSVSCTTRSIRNHEIHGKDYYFLSTNSFISKIEKYQFVEWEEVYPKLFYGTLKNEISKIWKSNQHILFDIDVKGGLNLKKKYPNNSLSIFIMVNSIKILKERLITRCHKNLDKNDINIRINKAKKENNYAKLFDFVLSNIDLYKTKKQAIQIVSNFINEK, encoded by the coding sequence ATGAAAAAAGGAAAAATGATTATTTTATCAGGTCCTTCTGGATCTGGAAAAACTACTATTTCACATTGTTTACTTTCAAAATTTCCGGAATTAAAATTTTCTGTTTCATGTACTACACGGTCCATTAGAAATCATGAAATACATGGAAAAGATTATTATTTTTTGTCTACAAATTCTTTCATTTCTAAAATAGAAAAATATCAATTTGTAGAATGGGAAGAAGTATATCCTAAATTGTTTTATGGAACTTTAAAAAATGAAATTTCCAAAATTTGGAAATCAAATCAACATATATTATTTGATATAGATGTGAAAGGAGGATTAAATTTAAAAAAAAAATATCCCAATAATTCTTTATCCATATTTATAATGGTAAATTCTATAAAAATTTTAAAAGAAAGATTGATAACAAGATGTCATAAAAATTTAGATAAAAACGATATCAATATTCGTATAAATAAAGCTAAAAAAGAAAATAATTATGCAAAATTATTTGATTTTGTTTTGTCAAATATTGATTTATATAAAACAAAAAAACAAGCCATTCAAATAGTTTCTAATTTTATTAATGAAAAATAA
- a CDS encoding RpiB/LacA/LacB family sugar-phosphate isomerase, whose translation MLIAIGSDHTGVHYKYAINNFLIKKGYQIKDFGFSEYGKDVDYPDYIHPTAEFVNQGKANFGIIICGSGNGAAMIANKYKKIRAALVWKKEIAILARKHNNANIISIPARFIDKNKILKIVGTFLETNFEGGKHKIRIEKIPKILSSSVG comes from the coding sequence ATGCTAATAGCAATAGGATCTGATCACACAGGAGTACATTATAAATATGCAATAAATAATTTTTTAATTAAAAAAGGATACCAAATAAAAGATTTTGGATTTTCTGAATATGGAAAAGATGTTGATTATCCAGACTATATTCATCCGACTGCAGAATTCGTAAATCAAGGAAAAGCAAATTTTGGAATTATTATATGTGGAAGTGGAAATGGAGCTGCTATGATAGCTAATAAATATAAAAAAATCCGTGCGGCTTTAGTGTGGAAAAAAGAAATTGCGATTTTAGCTAGAAAACATAATAATGCTAATATTATTAGTATACCAGCACGTTTTATAGATAAAAATAAAATTTTAAAAATTGTAGGAACATTTTTGGAAACAAATTTTGAGGGAGGAAAACATAAAATAAGAATCGAAAAAATACCTAAAATCCTCAGTAGCTCAGTTGGTTAG
- the rsmI gene encoding 16S rRNA (cytidine(1402)-2'-O)-methyltransferase — MLYIVPTPIGNLEDFTFRSLRVLKEVDLILVESYKVSKKLLNFYHIKNHLNKYHIYNEHKIIPSLIKKIKKGKKLALISNAGTPSISDPGFLLIRSCIQASIPIECLPGPTAFIPALVCSGLSTNEFIFIGFLPKKKRKIKLENLSKENRTIIFYESPHRLLQTLNDMKYFFGSKRNIVICKEISKYFQNISRGNIEKMILYFKNVKKILGEYTIIIEKNSKK, encoded by the coding sequence ATGTTATATATTGTTCCTACTCCTATAGGAAATTTAGAAGATTTTACTTTCAGAAGTTTACGAGTTTTAAAAGAGGTCGATCTTATTTTAGTAGAGAGTTATAAAGTATCTAAAAAATTATTAAATTTTTATCATATTAAAAATCATTTAAATAAATATCATATTTATAATGAACATAAAATTATTCCTTCTCTTATAAAAAAAATTAAAAAAGGAAAAAAATTGGCACTAATATCCAATGCAGGAACTCCAAGCATATCTGATCCAGGTTTTTTACTTATAAGATCTTGTATTCAAGCTTCTATTCCTATAGAATGTTTACCGGGACCTACAGCTTTTATTCCAGCATTAGTTTGTTCGGGGCTTTCTACTAATGAATTTATTTTCATTGGTTTTTTACCTAAAAAAAAAAGAAAAATTAAATTAGAAAATTTATCAAAAGAAAATAGAACTATTATCTTTTATGAATCGCCTCATAGATTATTACAAACATTAAACGATATGAAATATTTTTTTGGATCAAAAAGAAATATAGTTATATGTAAAGAAATATCCAAATATTTTCAAAATATATCAAGAGGAAATATAGAAAAAATGATTTTATATTTTAAAAATGTTAAAAAAATATTAGGAGAATATACTATCATCATCGAAAAAAATTCTAAAAAATAA
- a CDS encoding phosphoglycerate kinase — MNKIKTINDFDFKNQTALIRVDFNVPINELSEITDDTRIQCTIPTIQKIISEKGKIVLISHFGRPKGVPSKIYSLKFLTDYLSKKLKISVNFCENCIGKTVIKKVKKLKNGEILLLENLRFYKEEEKEDENFAYELSKLGDIYINDAFGVVHRSHASITILPKFFGEKKCIGLLMKKEIQYIDQFLSRKNEKPITVILGGAKISSKIEIIETIINFADYILIGGGMSFSFIKKEGGKIGDSIIENNKIIENTLKTIFNKYQNKMKMLHLPKDVIIADSFNNNANTKIVPIHSIPNGWMGLDIGPVSIKTFCKIIEKSKTIFWNGPLGVFEFSNFSLGTRSIAKAIANITGKGAFSLVGGGDSIASLKMENCEKKISYLSTGGGAMLASLKNEILPGIKAIKL, encoded by the coding sequence ATGAACAAAATCAAAACTATTAACGATTTTGATTTTAAAAATCAAACAGCTCTAATAAGAGTTGATTTTAACGTCCCTATAAATGAATTATCTGAAATTACAGATGATACACGTATTCAATGTACTATTCCTACTATTCAAAAAATTATTTCTGAAAAAGGAAAAATTGTTCTTATCTCTCATTTTGGAAGACCAAAAGGAGTCCCTTCAAAAATTTATTCTTTAAAATTTTTAACTGATTATTTATCTAAAAAATTAAAAATTTCTGTAAATTTTTGTGAAAATTGCATAGGAAAAACAGTAATAAAAAAAGTTAAAAAATTAAAAAATGGTGAAATTTTATTATTGGAAAATTTACGTTTTTACAAAGAAGAAGAAAAAGAGGATGAAAATTTTGCTTATGAACTATCAAAATTAGGAGATATATACATAAATGATGCTTTTGGGGTAGTACATCGTTCCCATGCATCTATTACAATTCTTCCAAAGTTTTTTGGGGAAAAAAAATGTATTGGTCTTCTTATGAAAAAAGAAATTCAATATATAGATCAATTTTTATCTAGAAAAAATGAAAAACCTATTACTGTTATATTAGGGGGAGCAAAAATTTCTTCTAAAATAGAAATTATTGAAACTATTATTAATTTTGCAGATTATATTCTAATAGGAGGAGGAATGTCTTTTTCTTTTATTAAAAAAGAAGGAGGAAAAATAGGAGATTCTATAATTGAAAACAATAAAATTATCGAAAATACATTAAAAACAATTTTTAATAAGTATCAAAATAAAATGAAGATGTTACATCTTCCAAAAGATGTAATAATCGCTGATTCTTTCAATAACAATGCCAATACTAAAATTGTCCCTATTCATTCGATTCCAAACGGATGGATGGGATTAGATATAGGTCCTGTTTCTATTAAAACATTTTGTAAAATTATAGAAAAATCCAAAACCATTTTTTGGAATGGCCCTCTAGGCGTTTTTGAATTTTCCAATTTTTCTTTAGGAACTAGATCCATAGCAAAAGCTATTGCAAATATAACTGGAAAAGGAGCTTTTTCTTTAGTAGGAGGAGGAGATTCAATAGCTTCATTAAAAATGGAAAACTGCGAAAAAAAAATAAGTTATTTATCAACTGGAGGAGGTGCTATGTTAGCTAGTTTGAAAAATGAAATTTTACCCGGAATCAAAGCGATCAAATTGTAA
- a CDS encoding aspartate-semialdehyde dehydrogenase — protein MKLGIVGVTGMVGRVMINLLEKRNFPLKMLYLAASKKSVGKEFFFKKKVYKVINIYDLFLKKPDIVLFSAGSYISKEWAPKFSDIGTIVIDNSSAWRMDSSKKLIIPEINASCLSKKDKIIANPNCSTIQLVMVLFPLHIEYKISRVIVSTYQSVTGTGKKALDQLYQEKNGNFSLKVYPYPIYQNVLPHCDQFTDKGYTIEEIKLMNETKKIIGDYNIAITATSVRVPVIGGHSESVNITFKKKPSINRIHEILLKTKGIIVKDSPKKNIYPMPLYAHGKDEVFVGRIREDFSFQNSINIWIVADNLRKGAATNAIQIAEFLVKKKYV, from the coding sequence ATGAAATTAGGAATAGTTGGTGTGACTGGTATGGTAGGTCGTGTAATGATTAATCTTTTAGAAAAGAGAAATTTTCCATTAAAAATGTTATATCTTGCCGCATCTAAAAAATCTGTAGGTAAGGAATTTTTTTTTAAAAAAAAAGTATATAAAGTAATTAATATATATGATTTATTTTTAAAAAAGCCTGATATTGTTTTATTTTCAGCAGGGTCTTATATATCAAAAGAATGGGCTCCAAAATTTTCAGATATAGGGACTATAGTTATTGATAATTCTTCCGCATGGAGAATGGATTCTAGCAAAAAATTAATTATTCCTGAAATTAATGCTTCTTGTTTATCTAAAAAAGATAAAATCATAGCTAACCCGAATTGTTCTACAATACAATTAGTGATGGTGTTATTTCCGTTACATATAGAGTATAAAATCAGTAGAGTAATTGTATCAACTTATCAATCAGTAACGGGAACTGGAAAAAAAGCTTTAGATCAATTATATCAAGAAAAAAATGGAAATTTTTCTTTAAAAGTATATCCATATCCTATTTATCAAAATGTTTTACCTCATTGTGATCAATTTACAGATAAAGGATATACAATAGAAGAAATAAAATTAATGAATGAAACAAAAAAAATAATAGGTGATTATAATATAGCAATAACAGCTACTTCCGTACGTGTTCCTGTTATAGGAGGACATTCAGAAAGTGTAAACATCACATTTAAAAAAAAACCCAGCATAAATCGTATACATGAAATATTATTGAAAACAAAAGGAATAATAGTTAAAGATTCTCCCAAAAAAAATATTTATCCAATGCCATTATATGCTCATGGAAAAGATGAAGTTTTTGTAGGTAGGATACGAGAAGATTTTTCATTTCAAAATTCTATAAATATTTGGATAGTAGCAGATAATCTTCGTAAAGGAGCAGCAACTAATGCTATTCAAATTGCAGAATTTCTAGTGAAAAAAAAATATGTTTAA